One bacterium DNA segment encodes these proteins:
- a CDS encoding carboxymuconolactone decarboxylase family protein: MSDNSEQNGAGFSLPSDEELTPEIQNTLKALPPLNVFRMMARAPESFQPLIDLALSILIKSEFDARKREIAVLRVAHATRAEYEWVQHVAVAKGVGVSDEEIEKIAVDGPVKGLDEEGNLLCRVADEISLDVRLSDQALAEIIERYGNRQAMELILCCSYFNMLSRFLESARVQLEEKPVLS, encoded by the coding sequence ATGAGCGACAATAGCGAGCAGAACGGAGCGGGGTTTTCGCTTCCGAGCGACGAGGAACTCACACCCGAGATCCAGAACACCTTGAAAGCCCTGCCCCCCTTGAACGTCTTTCGCATGATGGCTCGTGCACCCGAGAGCTTTCAGCCGCTGATCGATCTGGCTCTTTCCATTCTGATCAAGAGCGAGTTCGATGCCCGAAAGCGCGAGATCGCGGTCCTTCGGGTGGCTCATGCAACGCGGGCGGAGTACGAGTGGGTGCAGCACGTGGCCGTTGCGAAAGGGGTCGGTGTCAGCGACGAAGAGATCGAGAAGATCGCCGTCGATGGCCCGGTCAAGGGGCTGGACGAAGAGGGAAACCTGCTCTGTCGCGTCGCGGATGAAATCAGCCTGGATGTGAGACTCAGCGACCAGGCCCTGGCGGAAATCATCGAACGCTACGGGAACCGCCAGGCGATGGAACTGATCCTGTGCTGCTCGTATTTCAATATGCTGAGTCGCTTTCTTGAATCAGCTCGCGTACAACTCGAAGAGAAGCCGGTCCTGAGCTAG
- a CDS encoding acyl-CoA dehydrogenase yields MSGLENREELFDLRMSEGARSLFEKVKAFVKEEVEPITLEFYQLGEGRAEPWSWAPGQLELLESVKAKAKAEGLWNFFLPDDDTGQGLKNLDYAYIAAELGKNPLAPECLNCSAPDTGNMEVLERVGTPAQKERWLKPLLAGEIRSAYAMTEPDLASSDAKNIACQAVLVGDEWVINGEKYYISGAGDPRCKIMIVMVQTDPDAAPHLKQSQILVPTDAPGFEILGPMHVFGKDDAPHGHMHIRFNDCRVPKDNLLLGVGRGFEISQVRLGPGRIHHCMRSIGAAERAIEMMAKRALNREAFGKRIANLGKTTEVVAKARIEIEAMRMMVLKAAKAMDVLGNAEARTWVSAIKAMVPVRVCAIIDEAIQLHGATGVSQWTPLADLYTGQRTLRLADGPDEVHWFVVGRAELSRWAEEGASDYNPKASYEELPKMGKNFTGP; encoded by the coding sequence ATGTCCGGTCTCGAGAACCGCGAGGAATTATTCGATCTGAGGATGTCGGAAGGCGCGAGGTCCCTTTTCGAGAAGGTCAAAGCCTTCGTCAAAGAGGAAGTCGAGCCGATCACGCTGGAGTTCTATCAACTCGGCGAAGGCAGAGCCGAACCCTGGTCATGGGCACCCGGACAGCTCGAACTACTGGAGAGCGTCAAGGCGAAGGCCAAGGCGGAGGGTCTGTGGAATTTCTTCCTGCCCGACGATGACACGGGACAGGGTCTGAAGAATCTCGACTACGCCTACATCGCCGCCGAACTGGGCAAGAACCCGCTCGCACCGGAGTGTCTCAACTGCTCCGCACCCGACACGGGCAATATGGAAGTTCTGGAGCGGGTCGGTACTCCGGCGCAGAAGGAACGCTGGCTCAAGCCACTGCTCGCCGGCGAGATCCGCTCCGCGTATGCCATGACCGAGCCCGACCTCGCGTCATCGGATGCGAAGAACATCGCCTGCCAGGCGGTGCTCGTCGGTGACGAGTGGGTGATCAACGGCGAGAAGTACTACATCTCGGGCGCCGGAGACCCGCGCTGCAAGATCATGATCGTGATGGTGCAGACCGACCCGGACGCAGCCCCCCATCTGAAGCAATCGCAGATCCTGGTTCCGACCGATGCGCCCGGCTTCGAGATCCTGGGGCCAATGCACGTATTCGGCAAGGACGACGCACCGCACGGTCACATGCATATTCGCTTCAACGACTGCCGTGTCCCGAAGGACAATCTCTTGCTCGGCGTCGGACGTGGCTTCGAGATTTCCCAGGTGCGCCTGGGTCCCGGCCGCATCCATCACTGCATGCGCTCGATCGGCGCCGCCGAACGAGCCATCGAGATGATGGCGAAGCGCGCCCTGAATCGTGAAGCCTTCGGCAAGCGCATCGCCAATCTCGGCAAGACCACCGAGGTCGTCGCCAAGGCGCGAATCGAAATCGAAGCCATGCGCATGATGGTGCTCAAGGCCGCGAAGGCCATGGACGTGCTAGGCAATGCCGAAGCGCGCACCTGGGTGAGCGCGATCAAGGCGATGGTTCCGGTGCGGGTCTGCGCCATCATCGACGAGGCCATCCAGCTCCACGGAGCGACCGGTGTTTCGCAGTGGACCCCACTCGCCGACCTGTACACGGGACAGCGCACACTGCGCCTGGCCGACGGTCCCGACGAGGTGCACTGGTTCGTCGTGGGTCGAGCCGAACTCTCCCGCTGGGCGGAAGAAGGCGCGAGCGATTACAACCCGAAGGCAAGCTACGAGGAACTGCCGAAGATGGGCAAGAACTTCACCGGCCCTTGA
- a CDS encoding TetR/AcrR family transcriptional regulator, whose protein sequence is MSRAEQKAEAHSRIVAAAARQIREEGLSGAGVQRIMEEAGLTHGGFYGHFDSKEELLGEALKSAMAIGRNRLRVPDAASRAERRESMLSVYLSRAHRDNPGVGCPLPSTSAEVARAPESLRRAYDEELRETIASFEKELSDSQDEDAHTRAVGTLALCVGSLVLARAALDSELSDDILDSSRQFAAETKETK, encoded by the coding sequence GTGAGCAGAGCTGAACAGAAAGCCGAGGCGCATAGCCGCATCGTGGCTGCAGCCGCCCGCCAGATCCGGGAAGAAGGACTCAGCGGCGCGGGTGTCCAGCGGATCATGGAAGAAGCCGGACTGACGCACGGCGGCTTCTACGGCCACTTCGACTCCAAGGAAGAACTGCTCGGCGAGGCGCTGAAGTCTGCGATGGCTATCGGGCGAAACCGACTCCGGGTTCCAGACGCCGCGTCCAGAGCCGAACGACGCGAGAGCATGCTGAGCGTCTACCTGAGTCGAGCGCATCGCGACAACCCCGGAGTGGGCTGCCCCCTGCCCTCCACCAGCGCCGAGGTCGCGCGAGCTCCGGAGTCTCTACGCCGGGCTTACGACGAAGAACTGCGCGAGACCATCGCGAGCTTCGAAAAAGAACTCTCCGACTCACAAGACGAAGATGCGCACACGCGTGCGGTCGGAACGCTGGCGCTATGCGTCGGCAGTCTCGTACTCGCGCGGGCCGCCCTGGATTCCGAACTATCGGACGACATTCTCGATTCTTCTCGGCAGTTCGCTGCTGAAACCAAGGAGACAAAATAG